The following coding sequences are from one Formosa haliotis window:
- a CDS encoding alpha/beta hydrolase fold domain-containing protein, translating to MNRFFVYALCFVGVMNAQNSNQKEFYDTEFQKLDGNENGLLEQSEVNQVWKQIKAYDTDNSGTLTLKEFYKYDIPYLKTAGKIKLNIKYKSTPEEGLYLDIYYPEAKIGNKKYPIMLYTHGGGWFNGSKENIVRPPVKYPFIELVKQGFAVVSINYRLTRQKSVLMRDCVIDAMDAVRYLSKHADELSLDQNQVYVLGDSAGGHIAQMLTLADPNDFKGDEQLFGNPYKVIAGVSWYGPSDFTIKALFETDDPSKDPDRFSSRISKTESDSTKIKAMYKEMSPIFYLTKNSPPLFMMAADNDTTIPVGHATHMKAQADRIGANVEVFIVKQAGHNWRKAGGDIVPPLDDITKLTVAFFQKYKA from the coding sequence ATGAATCGATTTTTTGTATATGCGTTATGTTTTGTAGGTGTGATGAATGCTCAAAATTCTAATCAAAAGGAATTTTACGACACAGAATTTCAGAAACTTGATGGGAATGAGAATGGTTTGTTAGAACAATCTGAAGTTAACCAGGTTTGGAAACAAATAAAAGCCTACGATACCGATAATAGCGGAACCCTTACACTAAAAGAATTTTATAAGTACGATATCCCATACCTTAAAACAGCCGGCAAAATAAAGTTGAATATTAAGTACAAATCGACACCAGAAGAAGGCTTATATCTAGATATTTATTACCCTGAAGCAAAAATCGGGAACAAAAAATATCCTATAATGCTATATACGCACGGAGGAGGTTGGTTTAATGGGAGTAAAGAAAATATTGTAAGACCACCTGTTAAATATCCATTTATAGAATTGGTGAAACAAGGTTTTGCGGTGGTTTCCATTAACTATCGCCTTACTAGACAAAAGTCCGTTTTAATGCGAGACTGTGTTATAGATGCTATGGATGCAGTACGTTATTTATCAAAACATGCAGATGAATTAAGTTTAGACCAAAACCAAGTTTATGTACTTGGCGATTCTGCTGGCGGACATATAGCACAAATGTTAACGCTTGCAGATCCTAATGATTTTAAAGGCGATGAACAGCTATTTGGAAATCCGTATAAAGTTATTGCTGGCGTATCGTGGTATGGACCTTCAGATTTTACCATAAAAGCACTGTTCGAAACAGATGATCCATCCAAAGATCCAGACAGATTTAGTTCTAGAATCAGCAAAACAGAATCCGATTCCACGAAAATAAAGGCCATGTACAAAGAGATGAGTCCTATTTTTTATTTAACTAAAAATAGTCCGCCTTTGTTTATGATGGCCGCCGATAACGACACCACAATTCCTGTTGGACACGCTACACATATGAAAGCACAAGCAGATCGTATTGGTGCAAATGTAGAGGTGTTTATTGTTAAACAAGCAGGGCATAATTGGAGAAAAGCAGGTGGAGACATTGTCCCTCCATTAGACGATATCACCAAATTAACCGTAGCGTTTTTCCAAAAATATAAAGCATAA
- a CDS encoding T9SS type A sorting domain-containing protein yields the protein MKKYTIHLFVVLLCLFFTNIDIQAQQIPDPDLGLRADWMRGSLGLLWLPENNHNGNIEGVSIEAFLTQIQHLKTVDFIQVGLASPYIYSPVHTAPHPLLEKLWEGDLGPDGKPINLVVPRASAPDPFLSWLKAIKAAGLKTEVYVNSANLLQWEAFNGAPSEFPDFSNRWKAYCDTDPTVQAFINSEAYHKDGVNDDRRPYMFAYAEFILKDYAMRYGDLIDAWCFDAAHVNMASAGDDYSTGNIDTQRVYQAFADACHAGNPNAAITFNNGIGDRDSDPFLPYRTPSLFEDYKFGHPFGGAGNMVEPRDPLYTVNFGICEYMRDNNGLPYTNDGIDWNDNVVAHFFPKQSTTSWNDGGTPCLTDGEFVEWNNVGLINGGGITWGTPLVITNLNNASPNLTLQPYALRQLELVDADLSVNQYPGAPNWARQYTVLPEIIPGQDYSHTLIEGTDFWDPENVGITNLAIVEGGEALDWLTLTETEEGIWVLGGTPTESEVTTYTFKLRAEDSDGFTDREVTLNVVSPPDGFTNPEDGSPVWKLNSMTLENIPVLEPFEYYLEEGVDFYDFEGDDLSIIINDGAVWLNVEKLSNGIWYLSGIPELDHVGDNTFTLTLNDGTHSTDSELQITVDPLDTSDGVAVEIRATPVTNYGIGKMATMISETQTATDELATYKISIEVIPPSDKAVISGLSGGVSTEFAWGLGDGTNENSDDIFTGSDNEWVERIQNIKIIDFNANGGNLTLDNITMSFESVTIVNAQSANDRVSLKVNDVITNLARLSLTPEVIYLSASTGIENIQDFAIGTGNEATTNKWSIEGINVLVKFDETLSVDDTIQEVGLGFRLYPNPATNEIFMNKPMQSGQIMDLTGKVIIVYNSEVQHLDISQLAAGVYFLKGQSPEGYTLIKKFVKRN from the coding sequence ATGAAAAAATATACTATTCATTTATTTGTAGTTCTTCTATGTCTATTTTTCACAAACATAGATATCCAAGCCCAACAAATTCCAGATCCAGATTTGGGATTAAGAGCAGATTGGATGCGTGGATCCTTAGGCCTATTATGGTTACCAGAAAATAACCATAATGGAAATATAGAAGGCGTTTCTATAGAAGCTTTTTTAACTCAGATACAACACCTTAAAACTGTAGATTTTATTCAGGTAGGTTTAGCAAGCCCATATATTTATTCTCCTGTGCATACAGCACCACATCCGCTTTTAGAAAAGTTGTGGGAAGGAGATTTGGGACCGGATGGAAAACCAATAAATTTGGTGGTACCTCGGGCTTCAGCACCAGATCCATTTTTGAGTTGGTTAAAGGCTATAAAAGCAGCTGGCCTAAAAACAGAGGTGTACGTAAATTCGGCTAATTTGTTGCAATGGGAAGCTTTTAATGGTGCTCCAAGTGAGTTCCCTGATTTTTCAAATCGCTGGAAGGCCTATTGCGATACAGATCCTACAGTTCAAGCTTTTATTAATAGTGAAGCATACCATAAAGATGGAGTTAACGATGATCGTCGTCCTTATATGTTTGCTTATGCGGAGTTCATTCTTAAAGACTATGCCATGCGTTATGGCGATTTAATAGATGCTTGGTGTTTCGATGCTGCTCATGTAAACATGGCATCTGCAGGCGACGATTATAGTACGGGAAATATAGATACGCAAAGAGTTTATCAAGCATTTGCTGATGCCTGTCATGCAGGGAATCCAAATGCAGCTATAACCTTTAATAATGGAATTGGTGATCGCGATAGTGATCCGTTTTTACCATATCGAACACCTTCACTTTTTGAGGATTATAAATTTGGACACCCTTTTGGTGGAGCAGGAAATATGGTTGAACCTAGAGATCCGCTATATACCGTGAATTTTGGTATATGTGAATACATGCGAGACAATAATGGGCTTCCGTATACAAACGATGGTATAGATTGGAACGATAATGTTGTTGCTCATTTTTTTCCAAAACAAAGTACTACCTCGTGGAATGATGGGGGTACACCGTGTTTAACCGATGGAGAGTTTGTGGAATGGAATAATGTGGGCTTAATTAACGGAGGAGGTATCACTTGGGGAACACCTCTTGTGATAACAAATTTAAACAATGCTTCTCCAAACCTTACACTCCAACCTTATGCATTAAGACAATTAGAATTGGTAGATGCCGATCTAAGTGTAAATCAATATCCAGGAGCACCAAATTGGGCAAGACAATATACAGTTTTACCAGAAATCATTCCTGGACAAGATTATAGTCATACTTTAATCGAAGGCACAGATTTTTGGGATCCAGAAAATGTAGGGATAACAAATTTGGCTATTGTTGAAGGAGGAGAAGCTCTAGATTGGTTAACACTAACAGAAACAGAAGAGGGAATATGGGTATTAGGAGGTACACCAACTGAAAGCGAAGTGACGACATATACGTTTAAATTAAGAGCCGAAGATAGTGATGGATTTACAGATAGAGAAGTGACTTTAAATGTGGTATCTCCTCCTGATGGTTTTACAAATCCTGAAGACGGTTCTCCTGTTTGGAAGCTAAATTCCATGACTTTAGAAAACATACCAGTTTTAGAACCTTTTGAATATTATTTAGAAGAAGGTGTAGATTTTTATGATTTTGAAGGTGATGATCTTAGCATAATCATTAATGACGGCGCAGTTTGGCTTAATGTAGAAAAGTTGTCTAATGGGATTTGGTATTTAAGTGGTATACCAGAGTTAGACCATGTTGGTGACAATACGTTTACACTTACGCTTAATGACGGTACACATTCAACTGATAGCGAACTACAAATAACAGTAGATCCTTTAGACACTTCAGATGGAGTAGCAGTAGAAATTAGAGCGACTCCAGTGACTAATTATGGTATAGGAAAAATGGCCACTATGATTTCTGAAACACAAACCGCTACAGACGAATTGGCTACTTATAAAATCTCAATAGAAGTAATACCACCAAGCGACAAAGCTGTGATTTCAGGGCTCTCTGGTGGTGTGTCTACTGAATTTGCTTGGGGATTAGGTGATGGTACAAACGAAAATAGCGATGATATTTTTACAGGAAGTGATAACGAATGGGTAGAACGTATTCAAAATATTAAAATCATAGATTTTAATGCAAACGGCGGAAACCTAACTTTAGATAACATAACCATGTCATTTGAATCGGTTACTATTGTAAATGCTCAATCTGCAAACGATCGGGTTTCCTTAAAAGTAAATGATGTTATAACCAATTTGGCAAGATTATCTCTTACACCTGAGGTTATTTACTTAAGTGCGTCTACAGGAATTGAAAATATTCAAGATTTTGCAATAGGAACTGGAAATGAAGCAACCACTAATAAATGGTCGATAGAAGGTATTAATGTGCTTGTTAAATTTGATGAGACACTCTCTGTTGATGACACTATTCAAGAAGTTGGATTAGGATTTAGGTTATATCCTAACCCAGCTACAAACGAAATTTTTATGAACAAACCAATGCAGTCAGGCCAAATCATGGATCTTACTGGTAAGGTTATAATAGTTTATAATTCCGAAGTTCAGCATTTAGATATCTCTCAATTAGCCGCAGGCGTATATTTCTTAAAAGGGCAAAGTCCAGAAGGATATACCTTAATTAAAAAGTTTGTAAAGCGTAACTAA